In a single window of the Streptomyces sp. NBC_00094 genome:
- a CDS encoding alpha/beta hydrolase produces MRPATATAAAVTTLIGVGAVAVAAGRYASDVALRAPSGRPLPGDPKLTVHATGPERITLTRSLASLRPGTYGMEAPGLHAVLGPVLERVPHTADTVVRRLERVEFGVLGPGARVRLTPQLHRGTPVSALGLAHEDVEIPGELGPLPAWLVAGPRTTWVIALHGIGTTREHPLNLVPFLSRRKVPVLIPAYRGDEGAPASPDGLAHLGDSEWRDVDAAIRYAVRRGAEKVVLHGWGTGAAMALRAAAESGVRDRISGLVLDSPVLDWEATTRSLASAHRVPGPLLPLAVRAAQGRTGPHGDLLQAASEPGALRVPVLLLHGPDDTIAPWGPSIELAARRPDLVTLQTVRHAPHASMWNADPVAYEEALRRFLTPLL; encoded by the coding sequence GTGCGCCCGGCTACAGCGACGGCAGCGGCCGTCACCACTCTGATCGGTGTCGGCGCGGTCGCGGTAGCGGCCGGCCGGTACGCCAGCGACGTCGCCCTCAGGGCGCCGTCCGGACGACCCCTGCCCGGAGACCCCAAACTCACCGTGCACGCCACGGGCCCCGAACGGATCACCCTCACCCGCAGCCTCGCCTCCCTGCGCCCCGGTACCTACGGGATGGAGGCCCCAGGCCTGCACGCCGTCCTCGGCCCCGTACTCGAACGGGTCCCCCACACCGCCGACACCGTCGTCCGCCGCCTCGAACGCGTCGAGTTCGGCGTCCTCGGCCCCGGCGCCCGCGTCCGCCTCACCCCTCAGCTGCACCGCGGCACACCGGTCTCCGCCCTCGGGCTCGCCCACGAGGACGTCGAGATCCCCGGCGAGCTCGGCCCGCTGCCCGCCTGGCTCGTCGCCGGCCCGCGCACCACGTGGGTGATCGCCCTGCACGGCATCGGCACCACCCGGGAGCACCCCCTCAATCTCGTCCCCTTCCTCAGCCGGCGGAAGGTCCCGGTCCTCATCCCCGCCTACCGGGGCGACGAGGGGGCGCCCGCCTCCCCGGACGGCCTCGCGCACCTCGGCGACTCCGAGTGGCGGGACGTGGACGCCGCCATCCGCTACGCCGTCCGCCGGGGCGCCGAGAAGGTCGTCCTGCACGGCTGGGGGACCGGTGCCGCGATGGCCCTGCGCGCCGCCGCCGAATCGGGGGTACGGGACCGGATCAGCGGCCTCGTCCTCGACTCCCCGGTCCTGGACTGGGAGGCCACCACGCGCAGCCTCGCTTCGGCCCACCGGGTCCCGGGCCCGCTGCTCCCGCTCGCCGTCCGCGCCGCCCAGGGCAGGACGGGGCCGCACGGCGACCTGCTCCAGGCCGCCTCCGAACCGGGAGCGCTGCGCGTTCCGGTCCTCCTCCTGCACGGCCCCGACGACACGATCGCCCCCTGGGGGCCGTCCATCGAGCTCGCGGCCCGCCGCCCCGACCTGGTCACCCTGCAGACGGTCCGGCACGCCCCGCACGCGTCGATGTGGAACGCCGACCCCGTCGCCTACGAGGAGGCCCTGCGCCGCTTCCTCACCCCCTTGCTCTGA
- a CDS encoding inorganic phosphate transporter: MEHITLLLAIVVVTALVFDFTNGFHDTANAMATTISTGALKPKTAVAMSAVLNLVGAFLSVEVAKTISGGIINEEGIRTEVIFAALVGAILWNLLTWLLGLPSSSSHALFGGLIGAAVMSAGWSAVNGPTIVTKVLIPAVAAPLVAGLAAMLATRLTYKIGANTDTKHTAKGYRVGQIASAGLVSLAHGTNDAQKTMGIITLALVTQGVVAPGSNPPLWVIVAAGVAIALGTYLGGWRIIRTMGKGLTDLQPQQGFAAQTSAATVILASSHLGFSLSTTQSCSGAVMGAGLGRKGGVVRWSTATRMFVAWGLTLPAAGLVGAGAEFLTKQGPWGIAAVAVLLVSGSAVIWALSRRKPVDHHNVTDDDDLDGGSEPAGVVTTAIAAVTPPPAAGSVAAVADEDLKTTIPSPVPTDPAAPPAPAAAV; encoded by the coding sequence ATGGAACACATCACGCTGCTGCTCGCCATTGTGGTCGTGACAGCTCTCGTGTTCGATTTCACGAACGGTTTCCACGACACCGCCAACGCGATGGCCACGACCATCTCGACCGGTGCACTCAAGCCCAAGACGGCGGTGGCCATGTCCGCCGTGCTGAACCTCGTCGGGGCGTTCCTGTCCGTGGAGGTCGCCAAGACGATCTCCGGCGGGATCATCAACGAAGAGGGCATTCGCACAGAAGTGATCTTCGCGGCGCTCGTGGGCGCCATCCTGTGGAACCTGCTGACCTGGCTCCTGGGCCTGCCGTCCAGCTCCTCCCACGCCCTCTTCGGCGGCCTCATCGGCGCCGCGGTCATGTCGGCCGGCTGGTCGGCCGTGAACGGCCCCACCATCGTCACCAAGGTCCTCATCCCCGCCGTCGCCGCGCCGCTCGTCGCCGGTCTCGCCGCGATGCTGGCCACCAGGCTGACGTACAAGATCGGCGCCAACACCGACACGAAGCACACCGCCAAGGGCTACCGGGTCGGCCAGATCGCCTCCGCCGGTCTCGTCTCCCTCGCCCACGGCACCAACGACGCCCAGAAGACGATGGGCATCATCACCCTCGCCCTGGTCACCCAGGGTGTCGTCGCCCCCGGCTCCAACCCGCCCCTCTGGGTCATCGTCGCCGCCGGTGTCGCGATCGCGCTCGGCACCTACCTCGGTGGCTGGCGCATCATCCGCACCATGGGCAAGGGCCTCACCGACCTCCAGCCGCAGCAGGGCTTCGCCGCCCAGACCAGCGCCGCGACGGTCATCCTGGCCTCCTCGCACCTCGGCTTCTCCCTCTCCACCACCCAGTCCTGCTCGGGTGCCGTGATGGGTGCCGGCCTCGGCCGCAAGGGCGGTGTCGTCCGCTGGTCGACCGCCACCCGGATGTTCGTCGCCTGGGGTCTGACCCTGCCCGCCGCGGGCCTGGTCGGCGCCGGTGCCGAGTTCCTCACCAAGCAGGGCCCCTGGGGCATCGCCGCCGTCGCGGTCCTGCTGGTCTCCGGCTCGGCCGTCATCTGGGCGCTGTCCCGCCGCAAGCCGGTCGACCACCACAACGTCACCGACGACGACGACCTCGACGGCGGGTCCGAGCCCGCGGGTGTGGTGACCACCGCCATCGCGGCCGTCACCCCGCCGCCGGCCGCCGGCTCCGTCGCCGCCGTCGCGGACGAGGACCTGAAGACCACCATCCCCTCGCCGGTTCCCACGGACCCGGCCGCTCCCCCGGCCCCCGCCGCAGCGGTGTAA
- a CDS encoding cobalamin biosynthesis protein, producing MPGRIRSSRLSRDGFAYGAALGLAVDQLVGDPRRGHPVAVFGRAAAAVEQRLHHDHRGWGALHTAVCVGSTAALGALATRVVRDRPAAAVALTAASVWAVVGGTTLGREARAIGGALAVGDLEVARERLPHLCGRDPQSLDGPAMARAVVESVAENTSDAVVGALFWGAVAGVPGLVAFRAVNTLDAMVGHKSPRHRRFGWASARLDDVAGWPGARLTAAAATLAGGNPRGAVRAWRADAEKHPSPNAGPVEASFAGALGVRLGGTLSYAGRVEHRPVLNGEGRPVEVADIERAVRLSRRVTALTLAACVGGRLIIGAMKRRNA from the coding sequence ATGCCCGGCCGCATCAGATCCAGCCGCCTCTCCCGGGACGGGTTCGCGTACGGCGCCGCCCTCGGGCTCGCCGTCGACCAGCTCGTCGGCGACCCCCGCCGCGGACACCCCGTCGCCGTCTTCGGCCGCGCTGCCGCCGCCGTCGAGCAGCGCCTCCACCACGACCACCGCGGCTGGGGCGCCCTGCACACCGCCGTCTGCGTCGGCTCCACCGCCGCCCTCGGCGCGCTCGCCACCCGGGTCGTACGGGACCGGCCGGCCGCCGCCGTGGCGCTGACCGCCGCCTCCGTCTGGGCCGTCGTCGGCGGTACGACCCTGGGGCGGGAGGCCCGCGCGATCGGCGGGGCGCTCGCCGTCGGGGACCTGGAGGTGGCCCGCGAGCGGCTGCCGCACCTGTGCGGGCGCGACCCGCAGTCCCTGGACGGTCCCGCGATGGCCCGCGCGGTCGTCGAGTCCGTCGCCGAGAACACCTCCGACGCCGTGGTCGGCGCCCTCTTCTGGGGCGCCGTCGCGGGCGTGCCGGGCCTCGTCGCCTTCCGGGCCGTCAACACCCTCGACGCGATGGTCGGCCACAAGTCCCCGCGCCACCGCCGCTTCGGCTGGGCCTCGGCCCGGCTCGACGACGTGGCCGGCTGGCCCGGGGCCCGGCTGACGGCCGCCGCCGCGACGCTCGCCGGAGGGAATCCGCGGGGCGCCGTACGGGCCTGGCGGGCGGACGCGGAGAAGCACCCGAGCCCCAACGCGGGGCCCGTCGAGGCCTCCTTCGCGGGCGCTCTCGGCGTACGGCTCGGGGGCACCCTCTCGTACGCCGGGCGGGTCGAGCACCGGCCCGTGCTCAACGGGGAAGGGCGGCCCGTCGAGGTCGCCGACATCGAACGGGCGGTCCGGCTCTCCCGCCGGGTGACCGCGCTGACCCTGGCCGCCTGTGTCGGCGGCCGTCTGATCATCGGTGCCATGAAGCGGAGGAACGCATGA
- a CDS encoding cobyric acid synthase, giving the protein MRGGGLLVAGTTSDAGKSVVTAGICRWLVRKGLKVAPFKGQNMSLNSFVTREGAEIGRAQAMQAQAARVEPTALMNPVLLKPGSDRSSQVVLMGKPVGELSARGYHGGRQKELFEPVMACLEELRGMYDAVICEGAGSPAEINLRRTDIVNMGIARAARLPVVVVGDIDRGGVFAQFFGTTALLAPEDQELIAGYLVNKFRGDVTLLEPGLDMLHGLTGRRTYGVLPYAHGLGIDEEDGLRVSLRGTVRESVVAPPVGADVLRVAVCAVPLMSNFTDVDALAAEPGVVVRFVDRPEELVDADLVVVPGTRGTVKALAWLRERGLADELARRAAEGRPVLGICGGFQVLGEHIEDDVESKAGAVAGLGLLPVRVRFAPEKTLARPVGEALGERVEGYEIHHGVASVDGGEPFLDGCRVGSVWGTHWHGSLESDGFRRAFLREVAAAAGRRFVPAPDTSFGTLREEQLDRLGDLIEEHADTDALLRLIEEGAPAGLPFVPPGAP; this is encoded by the coding sequence ATGAGGGGTGGGGGCCTGCTTGTCGCCGGGACCACGTCCGACGCCGGCAAGAGCGTCGTGACGGCCGGCATCTGCCGCTGGCTGGTCCGCAAGGGCCTGAAGGTGGCGCCGTTCAAGGGGCAGAACATGTCCCTGAACTCCTTCGTGACCCGCGAGGGCGCCGAGATCGGGCGGGCCCAGGCCATGCAGGCGCAGGCCGCCCGGGTCGAGCCGACCGCGCTCATGAACCCGGTGCTACTCAAGCCGGGCAGCGACCGCTCCAGCCAGGTCGTCCTGATGGGCAAGCCGGTGGGCGAGCTCAGCGCCCGGGGCTACCACGGAGGGCGGCAGAAGGAACTCTTCGAGCCGGTGATGGCGTGCCTGGAGGAACTCCGGGGCATGTACGACGCCGTGATCTGCGAGGGGGCGGGCAGTCCGGCCGAGATCAACCTGCGGCGCACGGACATCGTGAACATGGGCATCGCACGGGCCGCGCGGCTGCCCGTCGTGGTGGTCGGGGACATCGACCGGGGCGGGGTCTTCGCGCAGTTCTTCGGGACGACGGCGCTGCTCGCGCCGGAGGACCAGGAGCTGATCGCGGGCTACCTCGTGAACAAGTTCCGGGGTGACGTGACCCTCCTGGAGCCCGGGCTCGACATGCTGCACGGGCTGACCGGGCGCCGGACCTACGGTGTCCTGCCGTACGCGCACGGGCTCGGCATCGACGAGGAGGACGGGCTCCGGGTCTCGCTGCGCGGCACCGTGCGCGAGTCCGTCGTCGCGCCGCCGGTCGGCGCGGACGTGCTGCGGGTCGCCGTCTGCGCCGTACCGCTCATGTCGAACTTCACGGACGTGGACGCGCTGGCCGCCGAGCCGGGCGTCGTCGTCCGGTTCGTGGACCGGCCGGAGGAGCTCGTCGACGCGGACCTCGTCGTCGTGCCGGGCACCCGGGGGACGGTGAAGGCCCTCGCGTGGCTGCGGGAGCGGGGGCTCGCGGACGAGCTCGCGCGGCGCGCGGCCGAGGGGCGGCCGGTGCTCGGGATCTGCGGCGGCTTCCAGGTGCTCGGTGAGCACATCGAGGACGACGTCGAGTCGAAGGCGGGAGCCGTCGCCGGGCTCGGGCTGCTGCCCGTACGGGTGCGGTTCGCGCCCGAGAAGACCCTCGCCCGGCCGGTCGGCGAGGCGCTCGGGGAACGGGTCGAGGGGTACGAGATCCACCACGGCGTCGCCTCGGTGGACGGTGGAGAGCCGTTCCTGGACGGCTGCCGGGTCGGCTCCGTGTGGGGCACGCACTGGCACGGCTCGCTGGAGAGCGACGGGTTCCGCCGGGCGTTCCTGCGGGAGGTCGCGGCGGCGGCGGGGCGGCGGTTCGTGCCGGCCCCGGACACGTCGTTCGGCACGCTGCGGGAAGAGCAGCTGGACCGGCTCGGCGATCTGATCGAGGAGCACGCGGACACGGACGCGCTGCTGCGGCTGATCGAGGAGGGGGCCCCGGCGGGGCTGCCGTTCGTGCCGCCGGGTGCGCCGTGA
- a CDS encoding putative cobaltochelatase: MSTRYPFTAVVGMDDLRLALLLNAVSPAVGGVLVRGEKGTAKSTAVRALADLLPVVPVVAGCRFSCDPVSPDPGCPDGPHAAAPGAERAARMVELPVGASEDRLVGALDIEKALAEGVKAFEPGLLAAAHRGILYVDEVNLLSDHLIDHLLDAAAMGASHVEREGVSVRHAARFLLVGTMNPEEGELRPQLLDRFGLTVEVAASRVPEQRVEVVRRRLSFEDDPAVFAARWADEESALRDRIVAARTLLPKVTLGDAALLQIAATCAAFEVDGMRADIVMARAATALAAWAGRTEVTSDDVRQAALLALPHRRRRNPFDAPGLDEDKLDETLEQFKGEEPRTDPDEDPEPDGPGDGGPGGGGPGGGGGIPPQGEGPAPETDGVPEETPAEAPAPAEAPAPAPQGSGAGERGAVKAAEPFRTKMLSVPGLGEGAAGRRSRARTEHGRTTGSTRPRGALTKLHLAATVQAAAPHQRARGRTGPGLVVRRDDLRQATREGREGNLVLFAVDASGSMAARQRMSAVKGAVLSLLLDAYQRRDKVGLITFRGRAAELALPPTSSVDAAAARLEKLPTGGRTPLSAGLLKAHDVLRIERLRDPSRRPLLVVVTDGRATGGGADPVALAARAARLHAADGTASVVVDCETGPVRLGLAGSLARELGGTAVTLDELRADSIAGLVRDVQADQTTRRAA; the protein is encoded by the coding sequence ATGAGCACCCGGTATCCGTTCACGGCCGTCGTCGGCATGGACGATCTGCGGCTCGCGCTGCTGCTGAACGCGGTCAGTCCGGCGGTGGGCGGTGTGCTCGTCCGGGGCGAGAAGGGGACCGCCAAGTCCACCGCCGTCCGCGCGCTCGCCGATCTGCTGCCGGTGGTACCGGTGGTGGCGGGCTGCCGCTTCAGCTGCGATCCGGTCTCGCCCGACCCCGGCTGCCCCGACGGTCCGCACGCCGCCGCCCCCGGGGCCGAACGGGCCGCGCGGATGGTCGAGTTGCCCGTCGGCGCCTCCGAGGACCGGCTCGTCGGCGCGCTCGACATCGAGAAGGCGCTCGCCGAGGGCGTGAAGGCCTTCGAGCCGGGGCTCCTCGCGGCGGCCCATCGGGGCATCCTCTACGTCGACGAGGTCAACCTGCTGAGCGATCACCTGATCGACCACCTCCTCGACGCCGCCGCCATGGGCGCCTCCCACGTGGAGCGCGAGGGCGTCTCCGTACGGCACGCCGCCCGCTTCCTGCTCGTCGGGACCATGAACCCCGAAGAGGGCGAGCTGCGGCCCCAGTTGCTCGACCGGTTCGGGCTGACCGTCGAGGTCGCCGCCTCCCGCGTGCCCGAGCAGCGGGTCGAGGTCGTCCGACGGCGGCTCTCCTTCGAGGACGACCCGGCCGTGTTCGCCGCGCGCTGGGCGGACGAGGAGAGCGCACTGCGGGACCGGATCGTCGCGGCCCGCACCCTGCTGCCGAAGGTGACCCTCGGGGACGCCGCGCTGCTCCAGATCGCCGCGACCTGTGCCGCGTTCGAGGTCGACGGCATGCGCGCCGACATCGTCATGGCGCGGGCCGCGACCGCCCTCGCCGCCTGGGCCGGGCGGACGGAGGTCACCTCCGACGACGTGCGGCAGGCCGCGCTCCTGGCCCTCCCCCACCGGCGGCGGCGCAACCCCTTCGACGCGCCCGGCCTCGACGAGGACAAGCTCGACGAGACCCTGGAGCAGTTCAAGGGCGAGGAGCCGCGGACCGACCCCGACGAGGACCCCGAGCCGGACGGTCCGGGCGACGGCGGTCCCGGCGGTGGTGGTCCCGGCGGTGGCGGCGGCATTCCGCCGCAGGGCGAGGGTCCGGCCCCCGAGACCGACGGTGTCCCGGAGGAGACCCCCGCCGAGGCGCCCGCACCCGCCGAGGCCCCGGCCCCGGCTCCCCAGGGCTCCGGCGCCGGTGAGCGTGGCGCCGTCAAGGCCGCCGAGCCCTTCCGTACGAAGATGCTGAGCGTGCCCGGGCTGGGCGAGGGCGCCGCCGGGCGCCGTTCCCGGGCCCGTACCGAGCACGGCCGCACCACCGGATCCACCCGGCCCCGGGGCGCGCTCACCAAGCTGCACCTCGCGGCGACCGTGCAGGCCGCCGCCCCGCACCAGCGGGCGCGCGGGCGGACCGGCCCCGGGCTCGTCGTCCGGCGGGACGACCTGCGGCAGGCCACCCGTGAGGGGCGCGAGGGGAACCTGGTGCTCTTCGCCGTGGACGCCTCCGGCTCGATGGCGGCCCGGCAGCGCATGAGCGCCGTGAAGGGCGCCGTCCTCTCGCTGCTCCTCGACGCCTACCAGCGGCGCGACAAGGTCGGCCTGATCACCTTCCGGGGCCGGGCCGCCGAGCTCGCGCTGCCGCCGACCTCGTCCGTGGACGCGGCCGCCGCCCGGTTGGAGAAGCTGCCGACCGGTGGCCGTACGCCGCTGTCGGCCGGGCTGCTCAAGGCCCATGACGTCCTGCGGATCGAGCGACTGCGGGACCCCTCGCGCCGTCCGCTGCTCGTCGTCGTGACCGACGGACGGGCGACCGGCGGCGGCGCCGACCCGGTGGCGCTGGCCGCCCGCGCGGCGCGGCTGCACGCCGCCGACGGCACGGCGAGCGTGGTCGTGGACTGCGAGACCGGTCCGGTGCGGCTCGGCCTCGCCGGGAGCCTCGCACGCGAACTCGGCGGCACCGCCGTCACCCTCGACGAGCTGCGCGCAGACTCGATCGCCGGCCTCGTCAGGGACGTACAGGCAGATCAGACAACCAGGAGGGCCGCTTAA
- the cobO gene encoding cob(I)yrinic acid a,c-diamide adenosyltransferase — MPQGQPTVVPDDGLTTRQRRNRALVMVHTGVGKGKSTAAFGMALRAWNQGWPIGVFQFVKSAKWRVGEENALKALGETGKGGTVTWNKMGEGWSWIQREVAEGEQSHEEKAREGWEQVKRDLAEEKYTFYVLDEFAYLLHWGWIDTKEVVEVLRDRPGHQHVVITGRNAPQELVDFADLVTDMSKVKHPMDAGQKGQRGIEW, encoded by the coding sequence ATGCCGCAGGGACAGCCGACCGTCGTGCCCGACGACGGACTCACCACGCGTCAGCGCCGCAACCGGGCACTGGTGATGGTGCACACGGGCGTCGGCAAGGGGAAGTCGACCGCCGCCTTCGGCATGGCGCTGCGCGCCTGGAACCAGGGCTGGCCGATCGGGGTGTTCCAGTTCGTCAAGTCCGCCAAGTGGAGGGTCGGCGAGGAGAACGCCCTCAAGGCGCTCGGCGAGACCGGCAAGGGCGGCACGGTCACCTGGAACAAGATGGGCGAGGGCTGGTCCTGGATCCAGCGCGAGGTCGCCGAGGGCGAGCAGTCGCACGAGGAGAAGGCCCGTGAGGGCTGGGAGCAGGTCAAGCGCGACCTCGCCGAGGAGAAGTACACGTTCTACGTCCTCGACGAGTTCGCCTACCTGCTGCACTGGGGCTGGATCGACACCAAGGAGGTCGTCGAGGTCCTCCGCGACCGTCCCGGCCACCAGCACGTCGTCATCACCGGGCGCAACGCGCCGCAGGAGCTGGTCGACTTCGCCGATCTCGTCACCGACATGTCCAAGGTCAAGCACCCGATGGACGCCGGTCAGAAGGGCCAGCGGGGCATCGAGTGGTAG
- a CDS encoding cobyrinate a,c-diamide synthase, translated as MVARLVIAAPSSGAGKTTVATGLMAAFAGRGLAVSPHKVGPDYIDPGYHALATGRPGRNLDAYMCGTGLIAPLFAHGSRGCDLAVVEGVMGLYDGAADQGELASTAQVSKLLKAPVVLVVDASSQSRSVAALVHGFASWDPEVRIGGVILNKVATDRHEHLLREALGESGVPVLGVLRRAPAVATPSRHLGLVPVAERQAAAVEAVAAQAEQVRQGCDLEALLALARSAPELHAEAWAPELAGRVSAGGWAVPTRSALAERMPTARPVVALAGGAAFTFSYAEHAELLTAAGAEVVTFDPLRDESLPEGTSGLVIGGGFPEMYGSELSANEPLRKAVAELAATGAPIAAECAGLLYLSRSLDGTPMCGVLDADARMSERLTLGYRDAVAVSDSVLAPAGARMRGHEFHRTVIEPGAGATAAWGLRQPERRVEGFVQQGVHASYVHTHWAGAPEVAARFVERCAGGPVA; from the coding sequence GTGGTAGCACGTCTCGTCATCGCCGCGCCCTCCTCGGGCGCGGGAAAGACCACGGTCGCGACCGGCCTGATGGCCGCGTTCGCCGGCCGTGGTCTGGCCGTCTCCCCGCACAAGGTCGGCCCCGACTACATCGACCCGGGCTACCACGCGCTCGCGACCGGCCGGCCGGGCCGCAACCTCGACGCGTACATGTGCGGTACGGGGCTGATCGCGCCGCTCTTCGCGCACGGGTCGCGCGGCTGCGACCTGGCCGTGGTCGAGGGGGTCATGGGCCTGTACGACGGGGCCGCCGACCAGGGGGAGCTGGCGTCCACCGCGCAGGTGTCGAAGCTGCTCAAGGCGCCGGTGGTGCTCGTCGTGGACGCGTCGTCGCAGTCGCGGTCGGTGGCGGCGCTGGTGCACGGGTTCGCGTCGTGGGATCCGGAGGTGCGGATCGGGGGCGTGATCCTCAACAAGGTCGCCACGGATCGGCACGAGCATCTGCTGCGGGAAGCCCTTGGGGAGTCGGGGGTGCCGGTGCTGGGTGTGCTGCGGCGGGCGCCTGCCGTCGCCACGCCTTCTCGGCACCTGGGCCTGGTACCTGTTGCCGAGCGGCAGGCCGCGGCGGTGGAGGCGGTGGCCGCGCAGGCGGAGCAGGTGCGCCAGGGATGCGACCTGGAGGCCCTTCTGGCGTTGGCCCGCAGCGCGCCTGAGCTGCACGCCGAGGCCTGGGCGCCTGAGCTTGCGGGGCGGGTGTCCGCCGGTGGGTGGGCTGTGCCCACCCGTTCCGCCCTTGCGGAACGTATGCCCACAGCCAGGCCGGTGGTCGCACTCGCAGGCGGGGCCGCGTTCACCTTCTCGTATGCCGAGCACGCCGAGCTGCTCACCGCTGCCGGGGCCGAGGTCGTGACCTTCGATCCGCTGCGGGACGAGAGCCTTCCCGAGGGGACCTCCGGGCTCGTCATAGGGGGCGGGTTCCCCGAGATGTACGGTTCCGAGCTGTCCGCCAACGAGCCGCTGCGCAAGGCCGTCGCCGAGCTCGCGGCGACCGGGGCGCCGATCGCCGCCGAGTGTGCCGGGCTGCTGTACCTGTCGCGGTCCCTCGACGGGACGCCCATGTGCGGTGTGCTCGACGCGGACGCGCGGATGTCGGAGCGGCTCACGCTCGGGTACCGGGACGCCGTCGCCGTGAGCGACAGCGTGCTGGCGCCGGCCGGGGCGCGGATGCGGGGGCACGAGTTCCACCGGACCGTGATCGAGCCGGGCGCCGGGGCCACCGCCGCCTGGGGGCTGCGGCAGCCCGAGCGGCGCGTCGAGGGCTTCGTCCAGCAGGGGGTGCACGCCAGTTACGTGCACACGCACTGGGCGGGTGCTCCCGAGGTGGCCGCACGGTTCGTCGAGCGTTGCGCGGGCGGTCCGGTCGCGTGA
- a CDS encoding ZIP family metal transporter: MAVVVALGAFLMTLFGGWVAQRVTDRRHLVLGLAGGLMLGVVGLDLLPEALEAAGEEVFGVPEALLLFVGGFLFAHVVERLLAVRQAAHGVGSDERVPQVGLTAAAAMVLHSLMDGIALGAAFQVGGGMGATVALAVITHDFADGFNTYTITSLYGNARRKAIGMLVADAVAPILGAASTLLFTLPEELLGSYLGFFGGALLYLAAAEILPEAHHEHPARSTLLCTVAGVAFIWLVVGVSGG, from the coding sequence ATGGCTGTAGTCGTCGCGCTCGGCGCGTTCCTGATGACGCTCTTCGGCGGCTGGGTCGCGCAACGCGTCACCGACCGCCGCCACCTCGTCCTCGGCCTCGCCGGCGGACTCATGCTCGGCGTCGTCGGACTCGACCTCCTGCCGGAGGCCCTGGAGGCCGCGGGGGAGGAGGTCTTCGGTGTCCCCGAGGCGCTGCTGCTCTTCGTCGGAGGCTTCCTCTTCGCCCATGTGGTGGAGCGCCTCCTCGCCGTCCGTCAGGCGGCACACGGGGTCGGGTCCGACGAGCGGGTCCCGCAGGTCGGCCTCACCGCCGCCGCCGCGATGGTCCTGCACAGTCTCATGGACGGCATCGCCCTCGGCGCGGCCTTCCAGGTCGGCGGCGGCATGGGCGCCACCGTCGCCCTCGCCGTCATCACCCACGACTTCGCCGACGGCTTCAACACGTACACGATCACGAGCCTCTACGGGAACGCCCGCCGCAAGGCCATCGGCATGCTCGTCGCCGACGCCGTCGCCCCGATCCTCGGCGCCGCCTCCACCCTGCTGTTCACCCTTCCGGAGGAACTGCTCGGCAGCTATCTCGGCTTCTTCGGCGGTGCCCTGCTCTACCTCGCCGCCGCCGAGATCCTGCCCGAGGCCCACCACGAACACCCCGCCCGCTCGACCCTGCTGTGCACGGTCGCGGGCGTGGCCTTCATCTGGCTCGTGGTGGGCGTCTCCGGCGGTTGA